A portion of the Halodesulfovibrio aestuarii DSM 17919 = ATCC 29578 genome contains these proteins:
- a CDS encoding ferritin-like domain-containing protein, with translation MASFFRANEIAKIAVEIEKKGREFYLRLEEAAKTQKTRELFHYLAIEETRHQGIFQALTDRLGQIELPAWATSEEFGAYIQGLIESHALFSDEAVEKRVAIMEDEKEAIRMAMSFEKDTLLFFIEMEDFVPDSEKEAIRECIQEEKRHLIKLQSMYSQV, from the coding sequence ATGGCAAGTTTTTTCCGAGCTAACGAAATAGCCAAGATTGCAGTAGAAATAGAAAAAAAAGGCCGAGAATTTTATCTGCGTCTGGAAGAGGCCGCCAAGACCCAAAAAACACGTGAACTATTCCACTATCTGGCTATTGAAGAAACTAGACATCAGGGAATCTTTCAGGCTCTCACAGATCGGCTCGGTCAAATCGAGTTACCAGCATGGGCCACAAGCGAAGAATTCGGTGCGTACATCCAAGGACTGATCGAATCACATGCCCTTTTCTCCGACGAGGCTGTGGAAAAAAGAGTGGCCATAATGGAAGATGAAAAAGAGGCCATACGAATGGCCATGAGCTTTGAAAAGGACACCCTGCTGTTTTTTATTGAGATGGAAGACTTTGTTCCGGATTCCGAAAAAGAAGCTATTCGCGAATGTATTCAGGAGGAAAAACGCCATCTCATCAAACTTCAATCCATGTATTCACAGGTATAG
- the metK gene encoding methionine adenosyltransferase: MINNKGKYYFTSESVTEGHPDKVADAISDAILDTIMAQDPECRVACETLVTTGMAVIAGEISTTGYADFPTVVRDTIREIGYTSSDMGFDADTCAVLSSIDKQSPDIAQGVDQTAPEDQGAGDQGMMFGYACNETPTLMPAPIYWSHKLSERLTAARKNNDLDFLRPDGKTEVSFEYVDGKPTRIDTVVISSQHKDGVSQDDIVDGIREEVIKKTLPEDLIDSATRIFINTTGRFVIGGPMGDCGLTGRKIIQDTYGGMGHHGGGAFSGKDPSKVDRSAAYMGRYIAKNVVAAGLAPTCEVQIAYVIGVAEPVSVLATSFGTSEIPDEILTKAVKEVFDLRPYGISKTLDLKRPIYKKSACYGHFGRELPEFRWEATDAVDALRTAAKI; the protein is encoded by the coding sequence TTTCTGATGCGATTCTTGACACCATCATGGCTCAGGACCCAGAATGTCGTGTTGCTTGTGAAACTCTGGTTACAACAGGGATGGCTGTCATCGCCGGCGAAATCAGCACCACTGGCTACGCTGACTTCCCAACTGTAGTTCGCGACACTATTCGTGAAATCGGCTACACAAGCTCTGACATGGGCTTTGATGCAGACACTTGTGCAGTACTCTCCTCTATTGATAAACAATCCCCAGACATCGCACAGGGTGTTGATCAGACTGCCCCTGAAGATCAGGGCGCAGGCGATCAGGGCATGATGTTCGGTTACGCATGTAACGAAACTCCTACCCTTATGCCAGCTCCTATTTACTGGTCTCATAAACTTTCCGAACGCCTCACCGCTGCCCGTAAAAATAACGATCTCGACTTCCTCCGCCCTGACGGAAAAACAGAAGTTTCCTTTGAATACGTCGACGGCAAACCAACCCGCATCGATACTGTCGTTATTTCTTCCCAGCATAAAGACGGCGTATCTCAGGACGACATCGTTGACGGCATCCGCGAAGAGGTTATCAAAAAGACTCTTCCTGAAGACCTCATCGACAGTGCTACCCGTATCTTCATCAATACCACTGGTCGTTTTGTAATCGGCGGTCCTATGGGAGACTGCGGTCTTACCGGCCGTAAAATCATTCAGGACACATACGGCGGCATGGGTCACCACGGTGGCGGTGCATTCTCCGGAAAAGACCCGTCCAAAGTTGACCGTTCTGCTGCCTACATGGGGCGTTACATTGCTAAAAACGTTGTTGCTGCTGGCCTCGCACCTACCTGTGAAGTTCAGATTGCATACGTTATCGGCGTTGCCGAACCTGTATCCGTTCTTGCTACTTCTTTCGGGACTTCTGAAATTCCGGATGAAATTCTTACGAAAGCAGTTAAAGAAGTATTTGACCTGCGCCCTTACGGCATCAGCAAAACTCTTGACCTCAAGCGTCCTATCTACAAAAAATCTGCATGCTACGGTCACTTCGGTCGTGAGCTTCCTGAATTCCGTTGGGAAGCAACAGACGCAGTTGACGCACTTCGCACTGCTGCGAAAATCTAG
- a CDS encoding heavy-metal-associated domain-containing protein, with protein sequence MATIKVSGMKSPDCAATISEVVKTADGVEVVNVNYATGEVTYGPTECVDPAIIEEMIKEAGYEPEGN encoded by the coding sequence ATGGCAACAATCAAAGTGTCCGGAATGAAAAGTCCTGATTGCGCTGCAACCATATCTGAAGTTGTTAAAACTGCTGACGGTGTCGAAGTGGTTAACGTTAATTACGCAACAGGTGAAGTAACTTATGGCCCAACAGAGTGTGTTGATCCTGCAATTATCGAAGAAATGATCAAAGAGGCTGGCTACGAACCGGAAGGTAATTAG
- a CDS encoding bifunctional nuclease family protein produces the protein MVRMEVAGLSLDKKTRAPILILKDLAGERMLNIWIGAMEAMAISIFLNQVEVPRPLTHDLMLHSIEELGAQLLGVDIVRVENGTYFAELDVDMGGRRSRIDCRPSDAVALALRAGIPILVSRTVLETTDTATGHSPQPHDPATDGAAQMMRSAQDSQKTLEDSRRVAQVTDPKRDDESLTDLLKKMQPDTKYRM, from the coding sequence ATGGTAAGAATGGAAGTCGCCGGACTTTCGCTTGATAAAAAAACCCGAGCCCCGATACTTATTCTGAAAGATCTAGCAGGCGAGAGAATGCTGAATATCTGGATAGGTGCAATGGAGGCAATGGCCATTTCCATCTTCCTGAATCAAGTGGAAGTTCCACGCCCCCTGACACATGACCTTATGCTCCACAGCATAGAGGAACTAGGTGCTCAGCTACTTGGGGTAGACATAGTTCGCGTTGAAAACGGAACATACTTTGCTGAATTAGATGTTGATATGGGCGGCAGGCGCAGTCGGATAGACTGTAGACCATCTGATGCCGTGGCACTTGCCCTGCGCGCAGGAATACCAATTCTTGTGTCTAGAACAGTTTTGGAAACAACTGACACGGCAACCGGACATTCCCCGCAGCCACACGATCCAGCAACAGACGGTGCAGCGCAAATGATGCGTTCCGCACAGGACAGTCAAAAGACGCTGGAAGACTCAAGGCGTGTCGCACAAGTTACTGACCCTAAAAGAGATGACGAGTCTCTTACTGACCTGCTAAAAAAAATGCAGCCGGACACCAAATATAGAATGTAG
- a CDS encoding carbohydrate kinase family protein, with protein sequence MAIYVFGSLAYDRIMNFDGKFADHILPDKIHMLNVCFFIERLEEKLGGTAGNIAHSLALLGEKPTILSTVGKDFDRYKEVLEKQSISLDGIRVVDDLFTANCHITTDQSDNQITGFHPGAMIHPCNYEFPTISKENDIAIIAPGNKDDMMNLPKYFRENGIRYIFDPGQQITIFSGEELLECIEGAHMLVSNDYELELIKNATGLSKEQLLEKCDYIITTLAENGSRIDNGSPVEVGIAKPKDVVDPTGCGDAFRAGLIKGIINGKSVEEAAKLGAVSASFCVEHYGTREHSFTQEEFDARYAEAFKA encoded by the coding sequence ATGGCCATTTATGTATTCGGCTCTCTCGCTTATGACCGCATTATGAACTTCGACGGAAAATTTGCTGACCACATCCTCCCTGACAAAATCCACATGCTCAACGTATGTTTCTTTATCGAACGTCTTGAGGAAAAACTTGGCGGTACCGCAGGAAACATTGCTCACTCTCTCGCACTGCTCGGCGAAAAACCAACCATTCTGTCCACTGTTGGTAAAGATTTTGACCGCTACAAAGAAGTTTTGGAAAAACAGAGTATTTCACTTGATGGAATCCGTGTTGTTGATGATCTTTTCACCGCCAATTGCCATATCACAACAGACCAGAGCGACAACCAAATCACGGGATTCCATCCGGGCGCGATGATTCATCCATGTAACTATGAATTCCCGACCATATCCAAAGAAAATGACATTGCAATCATTGCACCGGGCAACAAAGATGACATGATGAATCTGCCTAAGTATTTTCGAGAAAACGGCATCCGCTACATTTTTGATCCAGGTCAGCAAATTACAATATTCTCCGGTGAAGAACTGCTTGAATGCATTGAAGGTGCTCACATGCTCGTTTCTAACGACTACGAGCTTGAACTCATTAAAAATGCTACCGGCCTATCAAAAGAACAACTTCTGGAAAAATGTGATTACATTATCACAACACTCGCAGAAAACGGCTCCCGTATTGATAATGGCAGCCCTGTAGAGGTTGGCATTGCAAAGCCAAAAGATGTTGTAGACCCGACAGGCTGTGGTGATGCATTCCGTGCAGGACTCATCAAAGGAATTATCAACGGTAAATCAGTAGAAGAAGCCGCCAAGCTTGGTGCAGTAAGCGCAAGCTTTTGTGTAGAACACTATGGCACCCGCGAACATTCCTTTACTCAAGAAGAATTCGACGCACGTTACGCTGAAGCTTTCAAAGCCTAA
- the cutA gene encoding divalent-cation tolerance protein CutA, with product MSFLVYMTVSTPEEARSIGKELVSQNLAACINIIPGVESIYKWENEVQSAHEVVLIAKTSEAKVTALTQTAQKLHSYDVPCIVSLPITGGNPDFLSWIEHETC from the coding sequence ATGTCTTTTCTCGTGTATATGACGGTTTCAACTCCTGAAGAAGCACGGTCTATCGGTAAGGAGCTTGTTTCACAAAACCTTGCCGCATGTATCAATATTATTCCCGGCGTAGAATCGATCTACAAATGGGAAAATGAAGTGCAATCTGCACATGAAGTTGTCTTGATTGCAAAAACATCAGAAGCCAAGGTCACCGCACTTACACAAACTGCGCAAAAACTGCATAGCTACGATGTACCCTGTATAGTATCTTTACCAATCACAGGCGGAAACCCTGACTTTTTGTCCTGGATTGAACACGAAACCTGCTAG
- the nth gene encoding endonuclease III, which translates to MRKKERALEMLARLHKRYPIKSTHLHFSTVWELFVATVLSAQCTDERVNKVTPVLFDRWPTPYELAEADVQDVEEVVRSTGFYRNKAKNIVAAAKRVVEVYGGEIPKTSKEVITLAGAARKTANVVLWNGYGINEGIAIDTHVKRIVFRLGLTKATNPTIVEKDLLPLFPKDEWGFVNHMLVSFGRDVCIARSPQCDLCEMEEFCPKNGVKK; encoded by the coding sequence ATGCGTAAGAAAGAACGGGCGCTGGAAATGTTAGCGCGATTACATAAGCGATATCCAATAAAATCGACTCATTTACATTTTTCAACAGTATGGGAGCTTTTTGTAGCCACAGTGCTTTCAGCTCAGTGCACTGATGAGCGTGTGAATAAGGTTACGCCTGTGTTGTTTGACCGTTGGCCTACACCCTACGAACTGGCAGAGGCTGATGTTCAAGATGTGGAAGAGGTTGTACGCTCTACAGGATTTTACCGTAATAAAGCAAAAAATATCGTGGCGGCTGCAAAGCGCGTTGTGGAAGTTTATGGTGGGGAAATTCCAAAAACTTCGAAAGAGGTCATCACTCTTGCTGGTGCTGCACGTAAAACCGCAAATGTTGTGCTTTGGAATGGGTACGGTATAAATGAAGGTATAGCGATTGATACTCATGTGAAACGCATAGTATTTCGCCTTGGACTGACAAAGGCGACTAATCCGACCATTGTTGAAAAAGATTTGTTACCGTTATTCCCAAAAGATGAGTGGGGTTTTGTAAACCATATGCTGGTTTCGTTTGGGCGTGATGTCTGTATAGCCCGTAGTCCACAGTGCGATCTCTGCGAGATGGAAGAGTTTTGTCCTAAGAATGGAGTGAAAAAGTAG
- a CDS encoding DUF4344 domain-containing metallopeptidase: MRMYYFCMLRTIAALLFTLAACALLTPDTATAKGRLRIVYDLPEPEDVAAARTIHQSEVAEEVAQIVEDWNLLAEDVTLRFGTQLGPHFAVLQNGKLEIQIPYEFFSNTKNLFAEKKYVAQKDPATSALNTLHHAIYHELGHAIIYSQPTGITESMEEDAVDTLSAILLISVYEDGAKIAASAAKAFQLLATEPESTLNIQGDIRRVQEINCLIYGSNPEKYQNLLEDLPTNSDTICPARFLKHHKLWEKILKIPLPD, translated from the coding sequence ATGCGTATGTATTATTTTTGCATGCTTCGCACTATTGCAGCCCTCTTGTTTACTCTTGCCGCATGTGCTTTGCTCACTCCAGACACCGCCACTGCCAAAGGCAGATTGCGCATAGTATATGATCTTCCCGAACCGGAAGACGTGGCGGCAGCACGCACTATTCATCAATCAGAAGTTGCAGAAGAAGTTGCACAGATAGTTGAAGACTGGAATCTACTTGCTGAAGATGTGACGTTACGGTTCGGCACCCAACTCGGACCCCATTTTGCTGTACTGCAGAACGGCAAGTTGGAAATTCAAATTCCATATGAATTCTTCAGCAACACCAAAAATCTCTTTGCTGAAAAAAAATACGTCGCCCAAAAAGATCCTGCAACATCTGCTTTAAATACACTGCACCACGCTATATATCATGAATTAGGGCATGCAATAATTTATTCTCAGCCAACGGGTATTACAGAAAGTATGGAAGAAGACGCCGTTGATACTCTTTCGGCAATCCTTCTTATCAGCGTGTACGAAGATGGAGCTAAAATCGCAGCCAGCGCGGCAAAGGCTTTTCAATTACTTGCAACGGAGCCAGAATCTACACTAAACATTCAAGGCGACATTCGCCGCGTTCAGGAAATCAATTGCCTCATCTACGGAAGCAATCCTGAAAAGTATCAAAACTTGCTAGAAGACCTTCCCACAAACAGTGACACTATATGCCCTGCCAGATTTCTTAAGCATCACAAGCTATGGGAAAAAATTCTTAAAATTCCGTTGCCGGACTAA
- the miaB gene encoding tRNA (N6-isopentenyl adenosine(37)-C2)-methylthiotransferase MiaB, translating into MIERKFHIMTFGCQMNVSDSDWLKRTLASRGFTECENPEDASVFIVNTCSVREKPEQKVYSLLGRINVMTKGREDVIVAVGGCVAQQVGRGFFKRFKQVRLVFGTDGLSSAPQALDRLVDDPSLRMSLLDFSEEYPDRDGNWSDSEAPVSSFVNIMTGCDNFCAYCIVPYTRGRQKSRPTQAIIDECKDLLSRGTREITLLGQNVNSFGQDSHGDGTSFTELLYKIAELDGLKRLRFVTSHPKDIADEVIEAFGKLDVLCPRLHLPLQSGSDTILKKMGRKYDIKKYLTIVEKLKAVRPDIQLTTDMIIGFPGETEEDFLETMRIAKIVDYAQSFSFNYSDRPGTKAEMLPEKVEKKVMQDRLARYQAWQTDNTERILQSMVGKKLDILFEGVSRHPGTEGVSWQGRDIYGQLVIVTLPEGEDVTGKVLPVTVVKATRHSLIAEKAGDTW; encoded by the coding sequence ATGATTGAACGTAAATTTCATATAATGACTTTCGGCTGTCAAATGAACGTCAGCGATTCTGACTGGCTGAAACGTACTCTGGCATCCAGAGGCTTTACGGAATGTGAAAATCCGGAAGATGCTTCTGTTTTCATCGTAAATACATGTTCTGTCCGAGAAAAACCCGAGCAGAAAGTATATAGCCTTTTAGGCCGTATCAATGTCATGACCAAAGGCCGCGAGGATGTCATTGTTGCCGTAGGCGGCTGTGTTGCACAGCAGGTTGGCCGTGGGTTTTTCAAACGGTTCAAGCAAGTTCGTCTTGTTTTTGGCACAGATGGCCTCTCTTCTGCACCGCAGGCACTTGACCGTCTTGTTGATGACCCATCCTTACGCATGAGCCTTCTTGATTTTTCCGAAGAGTATCCAGATCGCGATGGAAACTGGAGCGATTCAGAAGCTCCTGTTTCCAGTTTCGTTAATATTATGACCGGCTGTGATAACTTCTGCGCATACTGCATTGTTCCGTACACCCGAGGGCGCCAGAAATCTCGTCCTACTCAGGCAATTATTGATGAATGTAAGGATCTACTTTCCCGCGGCACTCGTGAAATTACGCTGCTCGGACAAAACGTAAACTCCTTCGGACAAGACAGCCATGGAGACGGAACTTCCTTTACGGAGCTGCTGTACAAAATTGCAGAACTTGACGGACTTAAGCGTCTACGTTTTGTGACATCACACCCTAAAGATATTGCTGATGAAGTTATTGAAGCATTTGGTAAACTGGATGTGCTTTGCCCACGCCTCCATCTGCCGCTACAGTCCGGTTCTGATACCATTTTGAAAAAAATGGGCCGTAAATACGATATCAAAAAATACCTGACCATTGTCGAGAAACTTAAAGCTGTTCGCCCTGACATCCAATTAACGACTGACATGATCATCGGCTTTCCGGGAGAAACAGAAGAAGATTTCCTTGAGACTATGCGCATTGCAAAGATTGTGGACTACGCACAAAGTTTTTCTTTCAACTACTCTGATCGTCCGGGAACAAAGGCCGAGATGCTTCCGGAGAAAGTGGAAAAGAAAGTAATGCAAGACCGTCTTGCACGCTATCAAGCCTGGCAGACTGATAATACTGAACGTATCCTTCAATCCATGGTAGGTAAAAAACTGGACATTCTTTTCGAAGGAGTCAGCAGACATCCCGGAACAGAGGGCGTGTCTTGGCAAGGTCGGGATATATATGGTCAGTTGGTGATCGTTACACTGCCAGAAGGCGAAGACGTTACAGGAAAAGTTCTTCCTGTAACTGTCGTCAAAGCCACCAGACACTCTCTCATTGCTGAAAAGGCAGGAGACACATGGTAA